In Flavobacteriales bacterium, a single genomic region encodes these proteins:
- a CDS encoding potassium channel family protein — protein MLQKIYPYRFPIFLSAQIAVLFGSLVFHEDLFNNYISPILNFLALFAGLILLSKKGKIIWLSALIFLGLVSFFIEVFDENQKYLFNLIRLVIFFIFHIIVTKELIFQIWNTKKIDENTIMGLISGFISLGFLGFIISLITELIYPNSFIIADNNTISIFDNLLYFSYVTLLTIGYGDILPATALAQKIVVLIGLVGQMYLVVLTSIVIGKYISQKSS, from the coding sequence ATGTTACAGAAAATTTATCCATATCGCTTTCCCATTTTCTTATCGGCTCAAATTGCCGTTCTTTTTGGTTCGTTGGTATTTCATGAGGATCTATTTAACAATTATATTTCCCCTATTCTAAATTTTCTTGCACTATTTGCTGGTCTAATTTTACTTAGTAAAAAGGGTAAAATAATTTGGTTATCTGCACTTATTTTTCTTGGATTAGTTTCTTTTTTCATTGAGGTTTTTGATGAAAACCAGAAATATTTGTTCAATTTGATTCGCTTAGTCATTTTTTTCATCTTTCACATTATTGTCACCAAGGAATTAATATTTCAAATTTGGAATACAAAAAAGATCGATGAAAACACCATAATGGGGCTAATTAGCGGTTTTATTTCCTTAGGTTTCTTGGGTTTTATTATTTCACTGATTACGGAGCTCATATATCCCAATTCTTTTATTATTGCAGATAACAACACTATCTCTATTTTTGATAATTTACTATACTTTAGCTATGTAACCTTATTAACCATTGGGTATGGTGATATTCTTCCTGCTACTGCTCTGGCTCAAAAGATTGTAGTTCTTATAGGACTAGTAGGACAAATGTATTTAGTGGTTCTTACCAGTATTGTTATTGGGAAGTATATTAGTCAAAAGTCTTCATAA
- a CDS encoding AMP nucleosidase: protein MKTKKEIVDNWLHRYTGVENEKFGDYILLTNFLNYVKIFAKEFNVPLEGQNRPMQSATHNGISIINFGMGSPNAATIMDLLSAIKPKAVLFLGKCGGLKKKNKLGDLILPIAAIRGEGTSDDYFPPEVPALPSFALQKAISTTIRNYSRDYWTGTVYTTNRRVWEHDDDFKRYLRHIRAMGIDMETATIFTTGFNNKIPTGALLLVSDQPMIPEGVKTDKSDKNITEKYVNEHIHIGIDSLMELKNNGLTVRHLKF from the coding sequence ATGAAAACAAAAAAAGAAATTGTTGACAACTGGTTGCACCGCTATACGGGTGTTGAAAATGAAAAATTTGGTGATTATATTCTATTGACTAATTTCCTCAATTATGTAAAGATTTTTGCTAAAGAATTCAATGTTCCCCTCGAAGGTCAAAACAGACCTATGCAAAGTGCCACACATAATGGAATTTCAATTATCAACTTTGGGATGGGAAGCCCCAATGCCGCTACTATTATGGATCTACTTTCTGCCATTAAACCAAAAGCTGTACTGTTTTTGGGTAAATGTGGTGGTCTTAAAAAGAAAAACAAACTCGGTGATTTAATTTTACCTATTGCTGCCATTAGAGGAGAAGGAACTTCGGATGACTATTTTCCACCTGAAGTACCTGCACTACCTTCTTTTGCCTTACAAAAAGCGATTTCTACAACAATCAGAAACTACTCAAGAGATTACTGGACAGGAACTGTTTACACAACAAATAGACGGGTTTGGGAACATGATGATGATTTCAAACGATATTTAAGGCATATCCGTGCAATGGGTATTGATATGGAAACTGCCACAATTTTCACTACAGGATTTAATAACAAAATTCCTACGGGTGCATTACTTTTGGTTTCAGATCAGCCAATGATACCAGAAGGAGTAAAGACGGATAAATCTGATAAAAACATTACCGAAAAATATGTGAATGAACACATTCATATTGGAATAGACTCTCTTATGGAGCTTAAAAACAATGGACTTACGGTAAGGCATTTGAAATTTTAG
- a CDS encoding TolC family protein, producing the protein MKKIIFSISLLSFSTLFAQQKEWNLNTCIDYALENNLTIKRSILQYNSSEWDKKSSFGSFLPTLNGSVNGSLNQGRNIDPFTNEFTTVTNKSLNGGLNTGLTLFNGGSLMKRFQNSKLNIAQQKSNLEQIKRDISMNIALAYLQVLFNKENLEMADDRLLMSKGQLEKTSIQVSKGAQPKAKKLEVEAQMYSDEQGKVNAEYALKSSKMQLFQLLDIRDFENQQLQIPNVESVPLQKDHWDIDKIYQKALMNLPKYKAAQLQKEIAENNIEVSKANGLPSLRLGANIGSLASDQAKTIDQSVTPVVKQVQVGLTEDGKKVFASQIQPTFTAIPLGTQLDNNLSSSVSLSLNIPILNGFQTKVAVQKSKIAQLQAEIGEKETENQIYKDVQSAIIDAEKAFEAFRVASKTLESTQANLNNAEERYKLNAISIYDFQQIKNAYFSAKIRKSQAKYDYIFKRMVLEFYQGNAISLPQS; encoded by the coding sequence ATGAAGAAAATAATATTTAGTATAAGTCTATTGAGTTTTTCCACACTTTTTGCACAACAAAAAGAATGGAATTTAAATACTTGTATAGATTATGCTTTGGAAAATAACTTGACAATCAAGCGATCAATTTTACAATATAATTCTAGTGAGTGGGATAAAAAATCAAGTTTTGGAAGTTTTCTACCCACTTTAAACGGATCTGTTAACGGAAGCTTAAACCAAGGTAGAAATATTGATCCCTTCACAAACGAATTTACGACCGTTACAAATAAATCTCTTAATGGAGGGTTGAATACAGGGCTTACCCTTTTTAATGGAGGAAGCTTGATGAAAAGGTTTCAAAATTCGAAACTGAATATTGCACAGCAGAAAAGTAATTTGGAACAAATAAAGCGAGACATTTCAATGAATATTGCACTTGCTTATCTACAAGTTCTATTTAATAAAGAAAACCTTGAAATGGCAGATGATCGTTTACTTATGAGTAAAGGGCAACTGGAAAAAACAAGTATTCAAGTATCAAAGGGAGCTCAGCCGAAAGCGAAAAAGCTGGAAGTAGAAGCTCAAATGTATTCAGATGAACAAGGAAAGGTGAATGCCGAATATGCTTTAAAAAGCTCTAAAATGCAACTTTTTCAATTATTGGATATACGAGATTTTGAAAATCAACAACTGCAAATACCTAATGTAGAAAGTGTTCCTTTGCAAAAAGACCATTGGGATATTGATAAAATATATCAAAAAGCTTTGATGAATTTACCAAAATACAAAGCAGCTCAATTACAAAAAGAAATTGCAGAAAACAATATAGAGGTTTCTAAAGCAAATGGTTTACCATCACTACGATTAGGTGCGAATATTGGATCTTTAGCATCCGATCAAGCAAAAACAATAGATCAATCTGTTACGCCAGTGGTTAAGCAAGTACAAGTGGGGCTTACAGAGGATGGTAAAAAAGTATTTGCTTCTCAAATACAACCCACATTTACAGCAATCCCATTAGGAACTCAATTAGACAATAATTTATCCTCAAGTGTTTCTCTAAGTTTAAATATCCCGATTCTTAATGGTTTTCAAACAAAAGTAGCTGTACAGAAAAGTAAAATAGCACAATTACAAGCCGAAATAGGAGAAAAAGAAACCGAAAATCAAATCTATAAAGATGTTCAAAGTGCCATTATTGATGCGGAGAAAGCATTTGAAGCTTTCCGTGTGGCATCAAAAACCTTAGAATCTACCCAAGCTAATTTAAATAATGCTGAAGAACGTTATAAACTCAATGCGATTAGTATTTATGATTTTCAACAAATAAAGAATGCCTATTTTAGTGCAAAAATTAGAAAATCTCAAGCCAAATACGATTATATTTTTAAACGTATGGTCTTAGAATTTTATCAAGGTAACGCAATTTCACTCCCTCAATCATAA
- a CDS encoding efflux RND transporter periplasmic adaptor subunit → MKKFIIIALVLILGFVVYKVLTSETKKKGKKVHVEQVLQGNILETVSASGKIQPEKEVKLSPDVSGEIIELTVLEGQKVKKGDFLLKIKPDLYESVLSKTKANLSSTISNLESAKSRYKLSKAEYERSKELFGKNIVSQSEFDNVKANYEQAKLNVDGLKHQVSSARATVKEAQENLGFTKIYSPVDGTISKLNVEKGERVVGTGQMSGTEIMKIADLNSMEVLVEVGEADIMKLKIGNPCKIEVDAYYSKTFTGTVTEIASSAKGNMSLDQVSTFEVKVRIDKESYQSQGVNFKPGMSASLEIQTKKIENKIKVPIQAVTMRVDSANIQELEKQGLEPEMKEVVFVYQDGKALQKEVKTGIQDEKHIEVVSGLNANEWVVTAPYKEISKKLKTGTELDTVPLSKLFN, encoded by the coding sequence ATGAAAAAGTTTATTATTATCGCCTTAGTACTTATATTAGGCTTTGTTGTCTATAAAGTATTGACATCAGAAACTAAGAAAAAAGGAAAAAAAGTTCATGTAGAGCAAGTGCTACAAGGAAATATTTTAGAAACTGTTTCGGCAAGTGGGAAAATTCAACCAGAAAAGGAAGTAAAGCTCTCACCTGATGTTTCTGGAGAAATTATTGAACTAACAGTTTTGGAAGGTCAAAAAGTGAAAAAAGGAGATTTTTTACTAAAGATAAAACCAGACCTTTATGAATCTGTTTTGAGTAAAACAAAAGCCAATTTGAGTTCGACAATTTCGAATCTTGAGTCCGCAAAATCAAGATATAAATTGAGTAAAGCTGAATACGAAAGATCTAAAGAATTGTTTGGAAAGAATATCGTTTCTCAATCAGAATTTGATAATGTAAAAGCAAATTACGAACAAGCAAAACTCAATGTAGATGGACTCAAACACCAAGTAAGCAGTGCAAGAGCAACTGTGAAAGAAGCTCAGGAAAACCTTGGCTTTACTAAAATATATTCTCCTGTAGATGGAACCATTTCTAAACTCAATGTAGAAAAAGGAGAACGTGTTGTGGGAACAGGTCAAATGAGTGGTACAGAAATCATGAAAATTGCCGATCTGAATTCTATGGAAGTTCTTGTTGAGGTGGGGGAAGCAGATATAATGAAATTAAAAATAGGAAACCCATGTAAAATAGAAGTCGATGCTTATTATAGCAAAACTTTTACAGGAACGGTTACAGAAATTGCTTCATCGGCAAAGGGAAATATGAGTCTTGATCAAGTAAGTACCTTTGAGGTTAAAGTAAGAATCGATAAAGAATCTTACCAAAGTCAAGGAGTGAATTTTAAGCCAGGAATGTCTGCTTCTTTGGAAATTCAAACAAAAAAGATTGAAAATAAAATAAAAGTACCTATTCAAGCAGTAACCATGAGAGTGGATAGTGCAAATATTCAGGAGTTAGAAAAACAAGGTTTGGAACCTGAAATGAAAGAAGTCGTTTTTGTTTACCAAGACGGAAAAGCCCTCCAAAAAGAAGTGAAAACAGGAATTCAAGATGAAAAACACATCGAAGTAGTTTCTGGTTTGAATGCAAATGAATGGGTAGTTACTGCACCTTATAAAGAAATATCTAAAAAACTTAAAACGGGAACTGAATTAGACACCGTACCTTTGTCAAAATTATTTAATTAA
- the tsaB gene encoding tRNA (adenosine(37)-N6)-threonylcarbamoyltransferase complex dimerization subunit type 1 TsaB, with amino-acid sequence MPDKNYILQIDTSTKVCSVAISLNGKTIAHKEVLAPDYSHSELLISFVETALENAQLNKKDLSAIAISQGPGSYTGLRIGASTAKGLAFALKIPLIAIDTLQITATSKTESKTLSVMSARANEVYWAVYKDGICQQSISLETVEESSFKDLKSEKIEVVGNAIDLLKNTLSDTDKWNFNEIPFPYSAQKMSSLAWEKYQKQDFVDLAYFEPMYFKDFVVQRKKK; translated from the coding sequence ATGCCCGACAAAAACTACATTCTTCAAATAGACACGAGCACAAAAGTTTGCTCTGTTGCAATATCGTTAAACGGAAAAACGATTGCTCATAAGGAAGTATTAGCACCAGATTATTCACACTCTGAGTTACTGATCAGTTTTGTGGAAACAGCTCTGGAAAATGCTCAGTTGAATAAAAAAGACCTATCAGCCATTGCAATTAGTCAAGGCCCGGGTTCCTACACTGGTTTGAGAATAGGAGCATCTACCGCAAAGGGTTTAGCATTTGCATTAAAAATTCCTTTGATAGCGATCGATACTTTACAAATTACCGCTACCTCTAAGACCGAATCAAAAACGCTTTCTGTTATGAGTGCTAGAGCAAATGAGGTGTATTGGGCAGTTTATAAAGATGGAATTTGTCAGCAGTCCATTTCATTGGAAACCGTAGAAGAATCTAGTTTTAAGGATTTAAAATCAGAAAAAATTGAAGTGGTAGGAAACGCTATTGATCTCTTAAAAAATACACTTTCTGATACAGATAAATGGAATTTTAATGAAATACCTTTTCCTTATTCTGCCCAAAAAATGAGTTCTTTAGCTTGGGAGAAATACCAAAAACAAGACTTTGTGGATTTAGCTTATTTTGAACCCATGTATTTTAAAGATTTTGTGGTTCAAAGGAAAAAGAAATAA
- a CDS encoding TonB family protein has product MMEKKNPNPVQRDANKSLERKKPLFFLIGLGIAILSSFVLINLEFEKKTQNIEQIGMIEGQELQYSTIEIFKVDKPKEFVKPPKNLKKTFEINHDELKIVKNQLEIQDENYLESDDEEEDETLYIDDDVDEEETGEVAFIAVESLPYFSSCSKGNRTEKRLCVERQINLHIKKNFKFPRQEKMLGISGKVTAQFVINKQGKIQDVQIVRGGKQKGFVKETKRLLNSIPQMIPGKQRGKPVNVKYTIPINFHLK; this is encoded by the coding sequence ATGATGGAAAAGAAAAATCCAAATCCTGTACAACGGGATGCAAACAAAAGTCTAGAAAGGAAAAAGCCCTTGTTTTTTCTTATTGGTTTAGGTATCGCTATTTTGAGTTCATTTGTCCTAATTAACCTTGAGTTTGAGAAAAAAACTCAAAATATTGAACAAATAGGGATGATAGAAGGACAAGAACTTCAGTATTCTACCATTGAGATATTTAAGGTAGATAAACCCAAAGAGTTCGTAAAACCACCAAAAAACCTCAAAAAAACGTTCGAAATAAATCATGATGAACTAAAAATTGTAAAAAATCAATTAGAAATTCAGGATGAAAATTATTTAGAATCTGATGATGAAGAGGAAGATGAAACTCTTTATATAGATGATGATGTAGATGAAGAAGAGACTGGTGAAGTTGCTTTTATAGCAGTGGAGAGTCTGCCCTATTTTAGTAGTTGTTCAAAAGGAAATAGAACAGAAAAAAGACTTTGTGTAGAACGACAAATTAATCTTCATATCAAAAAGAATTTTAAATTCCCTCGTCAAGAAAAAATGCTTGGAATTTCAGGAAAAGTGACCGCACAATTTGTGATCAATAAGCAAGGGAAAATACAAGATGTCCAGATTGTAAGAGGAGGAAAACAAAAAGGTTTCGTGAAAGAAACCAAAAGGCTATTGAATTCAATTCCTCAGATGATTCCTGGGAAACAAAGAGGGAAACCAGTGAATGTAAAGTACACTATTCCTATAAATTTTCATTTGAAATAG
- a CDS encoding DUF4175 family protein, translating to MQDPIREIHHKINEFVKKFYLNKMIKGGIIFIVLMGILVLLAATLEYFLRLSTTGRTWLFYLSLLITIVLAISLWFLPLLKYFRIGKTLSHTDASEMIGEHFSEISDKLHNLLDLSQQSKKDTSHLLLASIQQKIEEIKPFDFRLVIDFNQSIKYLKYILIPFGVFALFWVSGNKEIITESAERIVQFDEEFIPEAPFDFVIKNDSLQTHSSKDFLLTVGLKGERLPKEMEIKLSGQWFKMQDLLNNEFNYQFTNLQESIPFQLKSDGYSSKTYQIKVLPFPEIDYFSVEIKAPNYTKIPLRKIENTGDLQIPEGSWISWKVRSEKGKEIQFNFEDTSFVSTKKDENFVLKRQIFTSGKYELSPSNDFVQNGEKISYRMQIVKDAHPQISVAQEIDSKQENQQLFKGKISDDYGFKKLDFVFEIDGKINRKSLEIKKDWNQQEFVYLFNLDDYELNGGEKIDYYFEVFDNDGIHGSKAVKSKRFHIQTPDAEAIADEAEENNEEAEKALEERLKEARELNEEFKRLQAKLLQKKNLNWEDKEQIKQLLEKQKKLENSIKELQKENKKSIENLKKYNKENEKLLKKQEQIQDLMEDILDEETKKLFEDIQKMMEKLDKKEIQKNLEKLKENNESVEKELDRSLEMLKQFQFEQKLEENIQKLEELQKKQEELAKKNEEQEADKKTSDAEKEALKKEQEALNKEFEKWQEEMKKMEKLNEKLEQPNNLQDTKKEQEDIKKEMQKSSEQMQKNNKKQSKKSQKKASEKMEELKEQMLQMQSGMASEQIMEDMETLRQILENLVDLSFEEEALVKRISETGNQDPYYIELIKKQSDIRFKSEMVADSLFALSKRQVSIEKTVRKEVVGLEKNLKNSLYYLTERKSNPAKSSGQYAMTSANNLALLLSQILDQMQQSMNNPNKSSGQCNKPNPFNQSSKPSMKGMKKMQQQMKKRLKSLQQQLLNEGKKQGKKQGKEGEKKQSGGAQGMSQELVKTAAQQEAIRRKLEEISKSMENGEEEGGQGHKSLKEAIQKMKEIERDIVNKNINPETLRRQEEIMQKMLEAEKAEREQEKEKKRKSKEAEQQQREQSEVWKKYLEEKKKQKEIFHQKPINYQPYYKKKVEEYFQNN from the coding sequence ATGCAAGATCCAATTAGAGAAATACACCATAAGATCAACGAGTTTGTAAAGAAATTTTACCTCAATAAAATGATTAAAGGAGGAATTATCTTTATTGTTCTCATGGGAATTTTGGTGCTTTTGGCGGCAACTTTGGAGTATTTTTTAAGACTTTCTACCACAGGGCGTACTTGGTTGTTTTATCTTTCATTGTTGATTACCATTGTGTTAGCTATTTCTCTTTGGTTTTTGCCGCTCTTGAAATATTTTAGGATAGGGAAAACGCTTTCACATACTGATGCTTCTGAGATGATTGGCGAGCATTTCTCAGAAATTTCGGACAAACTACATAATCTTTTAGATCTTTCCCAACAGTCTAAGAAGGATACATCCCATTTGTTGCTTGCGAGTATTCAGCAAAAAATTGAGGAAATAAAACCTTTTGATTTTAGGTTAGTAATAGATTTTAACCAAAGTATTAAATACCTAAAATATATACTAATACCTTTTGGTGTTTTTGCCTTGTTTTGGGTAAGCGGAAATAAAGAGATTATCACAGAATCTGCTGAAAGAATTGTTCAGTTTGATGAGGAATTTATTCCAGAAGCTCCCTTTGATTTTGTAATAAAAAATGACAGCCTTCAGACACATTCTTCAAAAGATTTCTTGTTAACCGTGGGCTTAAAAGGAGAACGCTTGCCAAAGGAAATGGAAATTAAACTTTCGGGCCAGTGGTTTAAGATGCAAGATTTATTAAACAATGAATTTAATTATCAGTTTACAAATCTTCAAGAGTCGATACCTTTCCAGTTAAAATCAGATGGTTATTCTTCAAAAACCTACCAAATAAAAGTATTGCCTTTTCCTGAAATCGATTATTTTTCTGTGGAGATAAAAGCTCCAAATTACACAAAAATCCCTTTGAGAAAAATAGAAAACACAGGTGATTTACAAATCCCAGAAGGATCGTGGATCTCATGGAAGGTGCGATCGGAAAAAGGAAAAGAAATACAGTTTAATTTTGAGGATACTTCCTTTGTTTCAACCAAAAAAGATGAAAATTTTGTTTTAAAGAGACAGATTTTCACAAGCGGAAAATATGAACTTTCTCCCAGTAATGATTTTGTTCAAAATGGTGAAAAAATCAGTTACCGTATGCAGATTGTAAAAGATGCACATCCTCAGATTTCGGTGGCACAAGAAATTGATTCAAAACAAGAAAATCAACAGCTTTTTAAAGGGAAAATAAGCGATGATTATGGTTTTAAGAAATTAGATTTTGTCTTTGAAATTGATGGAAAAATTAACAGAAAATCTCTAGAAATAAAGAAAGATTGGAATCAACAGGAGTTTGTATATCTCTTTAATTTGGATGATTATGAATTAAATGGAGGCGAAAAAATAGACTACTATTTTGAGGTTTTTGATAATGATGGAATACATGGAAGCAAAGCCGTGAAAAGTAAAAGGTTTCATATTCAAACTCCAGATGCAGAAGCAATCGCAGATGAAGCAGAAGAGAATAATGAAGAGGCAGAGAAAGCTTTAGAGGAAAGACTAAAAGAAGCTAGGGAACTCAATGAGGAGTTTAAAAGATTACAAGCCAAGTTATTGCAAAAGAAAAACCTGAATTGGGAAGATAAAGAACAGATAAAGCAACTTTTAGAAAAGCAAAAAAAATTAGAAAATTCCATTAAGGAACTCCAAAAAGAGAATAAAAAAAGCATAGAAAACCTCAAGAAATATAATAAAGAGAATGAAAAATTGCTCAAAAAGCAAGAGCAAATTCAAGATTTAATGGAAGATATTTTGGATGAGGAAACCAAAAAACTCTTTGAAGATATCCAGAAAATGATGGAAAAATTGGATAAAAAGGAAATCCAAAAGAATTTAGAAAAACTAAAAGAAAATAACGAAAGTGTAGAAAAAGAACTGGATAGGAGTTTAGAAATGCTTAAGCAATTTCAGTTTGAACAAAAGCTTGAAGAAAATATCCAAAAGCTTGAGGAGCTTCAAAAAAAGCAAGAAGAACTTGCAAAAAAGAATGAAGAGCAAGAAGCAGATAAAAAGACAAGTGATGCCGAGAAAGAAGCTTTAAAAAAAGAGCAAGAAGCGCTTAATAAAGAGTTTGAAAAATGGCAAGAGGAAATGAAGAAAATGGAAAAACTCAACGAAAAACTTGAGCAGCCCAATAATCTTCAAGATACCAAGAAAGAGCAGGAAGATATTAAAAAAGAAATGCAAAAGTCTTCTGAACAAATGCAAAAAAACAATAAAAAACAATCTAAAAAATCACAGAAAAAAGCTTCCGAAAAAATGGAAGAGCTCAAAGAGCAAATGCTTCAAATGCAATCGGGAATGGCATCTGAGCAAATTATGGAAGACATGGAGACTCTAAGGCAAATATTGGAGAATTTAGTCGATCTTTCTTTTGAGGAAGAAGCTTTGGTTAAGCGTATTTCTGAGACAGGAAATCAAGATCCATATTATATTGAGTTAATTAAAAAACAATCGGATATTCGTTTTAAATCAGAAATGGTTGCCGATTCTCTTTTTGCATTGAGTAAAAGACAGGTTTCTATAGAAAAAACAGTGAGAAAAGAAGTAGTAGGTTTAGAGAAAAACCTAAAAAATAGTCTGTATTATCTTACAGAAAGAAAATCGAACCCAGCAAAATCTAGTGGGCAATACGCAATGACTTCTGCTAATAATTTAGCCCTATTGTTGAGTCAAATACTGGATCAAATGCAACAGTCCATGAACAATCCTAACAAAAGTAGTGGACAGTGTAATAAACCCAATCCTTTTAACCAGTCTTCAAAACCCTCTATGAAAGGGATGAAAAAGATGCAACAGCAAATGAAAAAGCGATTGAAATCGCTCCAACAGCAATTACTCAACGAAGGGAAAAAACAAGGGAAGAAGCAAGGAAAAGAAGGGGAGAAAAAACAGAGCGGAGGAGCACAAGGGATGTCGCAAGAACTGGTAAAAACCGCTGCTCAGCAGGAGGCAATCCGTAGGAAATTGGAGGAGATTTCTAAGTCAATGGAAAATGGTGAGGAAGAAGGCGGACAAGGGCATAAATCCTTGAAAGAAGCCATCCAGAAAATGAAAGAAATAGAAAGAGATATTGTAAATAAAAATATAAACCCCGAAACACTTAGAAGGCAAGAAGAAATTATGCAAAAAATGCTTGAAGCCGAAAAAGCAGAAAGGGAACAGGAAAAAGAGAAAAAACGTAAATCTAAAGAGGCAGAACAGCAACAGCGAGAGCAGTCTGAAGTTTGGAAAAAATACCTGGAAGAAAAGAAAAAACAAAAAGAAATATTTCATCAAAAACCGATTAATTATCAACCTTATTACAAGAAAAAAGTAGAAGAATATTTTCAAAATAATTAA
- the tig gene encoding trigger factor, whose product MNITLEKVDDLNAILRVEVSAEDYREDVEKLLKQYRKQVNLPGFRSGKTPMGVIRKRFGVGAKAEKINEMTSEGVGKYLSENQVDYLGGPLPKIDETLDWATQEDFVFEYDLGLSPELDIKISKRNKLEYINIVADEANIEDYVKNITERYAKFEQPDAIAKGDMVRAKFVQIDADGKDLEEGISNEGNFMVDDVKNEEVFNQLIDSGEKTRLEIDIEDTFDGEQILKVLEIDETTLDNLENRNFSLTVSMISRMTPAELDAELYEKVYPEAGIETEEAFREKLQEEAKTLHIADSDRKFMDDAVEYLLEKNKFDLPKDFLKKWIAANQKEEVSEEQLEEDYSKSEKYLRWQIIESKLAKAYEIKVEKEEVEAEAKYLVSLQMAQYGQAGIDDSMLDGIVQNVLKDQKELENITQSVFNKKLTTELKDKFKLDEKEMSIADFRDMIEKANAE is encoded by the coding sequence ATGAATATCACTTTAGAAAAAGTTGACGATTTGAACGCCATTCTTCGCGTTGAAGTAAGTGCTGAAGATTATCGTGAAGACGTAGAAAAACTTCTAAAACAATACAGAAAGCAAGTTAATTTACCAGGATTTAGATCGGGGAAGACACCTATGGGTGTAATTCGTAAACGTTTTGGTGTTGGAGCCAAAGCTGAGAAAATCAACGAAATGACTTCTGAAGGTGTTGGGAAATATTTGAGCGAAAACCAAGTGGATTACCTTGGAGGACCGCTTCCAAAAATCGATGAAACTTTGGATTGGGCAACTCAAGAAGACTTTGTGTTTGAGTACGATTTGGGATTGAGCCCAGAGCTTGATATCAAAATTTCAAAGAGAAACAAACTAGAATATATCAATATCGTAGCAGACGAAGCAAATATCGAAGACTACGTGAAGAATATTACTGAGCGTTATGCAAAATTTGAACAACCAGATGCTATTGCAAAAGGAGATATGGTTCGTGCAAAATTTGTTCAGATTGATGCCGATGGAAAAGACCTAGAAGAGGGAATTTCTAATGAAGGAAACTTCATGGTAGATGATGTGAAAAACGAAGAAGTATTCAATCAATTGATTGATAGTGGAGAAAAAACAAGATTGGAAATCGATATCGAAGATACTTTTGATGGAGAACAAATCTTGAAAGTTTTGGAGATAGACGAAACTACACTTGATAATCTTGAAAACAGAAACTTCTCTTTAACAGTATCTATGATTTCTCGTATGACTCCAGCAGAATTGGATGCAGAGCTTTATGAAAAAGTATATCCAGAAGCAGGAATCGAGACAGAAGAGGCTTTTAGAGAAAAACTTCAAGAAGAAGCAAAAACCCTACATATAGCAGATTCAGACCGTAAATTTATGGATGACGCTGTGGAATACCTTTTGGAGAAAAACAAATTTGATTTGCCAAAAGATTTCTTGAAAAAGTGGATTGCAGCAAACCAAAAAGAAGAAGTCTCTGAAGAGCAATTGGAAGAAGATTACAGCAAAAGCGAAAAATACTTGAGATGGCAAATCATCGAAAGTAAATTAGCTAAGGCTTACGAAATTAAAGTAGAGAAAGAAGAAGTAGAAGCAGAAGCAAAATACTTAGTTTCTCTTCAAATGGCTCAGTACGGACAAGCAGGTATAGATGACTCTATGCTAGATGGAATTGTACAAAATGTTCTTAAAGACCAAAAAGAATTGGAGAATATTACTCAGTCTGTTTTCAATAAAAAATTGACTACAGAATTAAAAGACAAATTCAAATTGGACGAAAAGGAAATGAGTATTGCAGATTTTCGTGATATGATCGAAAAAGCAAATGCTGAATAA